The Camelina sativa cultivar DH55 chromosome 14, Cs, whole genome shotgun sequence genome includes a window with the following:
- the LOC104741873 gene encoding probable BOI-related E3 ubiquitin-protein ligase 2, whose product MAVQAHQHHSSNLILHNKRNGKDKEQDLSLQSQTVFEQTNMLFNYGGCNQRKRGRETKDHHHQVLLLPQQSHHQVLLLPQQSHHQLPQVIDLSLLQHNYNHTTASSNMVHTGLRLSSGDDHTQKIRPNLFSGSFEGVLSAHYNWQSEELDELLRSQAEELRRTLVERRKKHYKALIGAVEEPLVRKLKEKEAEIERATRRHNELVARESQLRAEAEAWQGRAKAQEAAAASLQAQLHQAVNKCGGVSAEEGLVLGAEISGVDDAESAYVDPERMKRPTCKACRKMEATVVMLPCRHMSICPGCDRTALACPLCLTLRSSSVEAILC is encoded by the exons ATGGCTGTCCAAGCTCACCAACACCATTCCTCTAATCTCATCCTCCATAACAAAAG AAACGGGAAAGACAAGGAACAAGATTTATCGTTGCAATCACAGACTGTTTTTGAGCAAACCAATATGTTATTCAACTATGGAG GTTGTAACCAGAggaaaagaggaagagaaacgaaggatcatcatcatcaagtgtTGTTGTTACCTCAGCAGTCTCATCATCAAGTGTTGTTGTTACCTCAGCAGTCTCATCATCAGCTCCCACAAGTTATAGACTTGTCTTTATTACAACACAACTACAATCATACGACGGCGTCTTCAAATATGGTTCATACAGGACTACGTTTATCTTCCGGCGACGATCATACACAGAAGATTCGTCCGAATCTGTTCTCCGGTTCCTTTGAAGGTGTTTTGTCTGCACATTACAATTGGCAAAGCGAGGAACTTGATGAATTGCTTCGTTCCCAG gCGGAGGAGCTACGGCGCACATTAgtggagaggaggaagaaacacTATAAAGCGCTTATCGGTGCTGTGGAGGAGCCGTTGGTACGTAAGCTGAAAGAGAAAGaggcagagatagagagagccACGCGCCGTCACAATGAGCTCGTGGCGCGTGAATCTCAGCTTAGAGCGGAGGCGGAAGCTTGGCAAGGGAGAGCGAAGGCGCAGGAAGCCGCCGCCGCGTCGCTGCAGGCTCAGCTTCACCAAGCCGTTAACAAATGCGGTGGTGTGTCGGCGGAGGAAGGGCTAGTATTAGGAGCTGAAATCAGCGGAGTAGACGACGCTGAGTCGGCGTACGTTGATCCGGAGAGGATGAAACGGCCGACCTGCAAAGCTTGCCGGAAAATGGAAGCGACGGTGGTGATGTTGCCGTGTCGGCATATGAGCATCTGCCCGGGATGTGACCGGACAGCTTTAGCCTGCCCGTTGTGTCTCACGTTGCGGAGTTCGAGTGTTGAAGCGATCCTTTGCTAA
- the LOC104741874 gene encoding uncharacterized protein LOC104741874 yields the protein MATSSPSLSNNGLSAVVTPPKTLRGLNKPKCIQCGNVARSRCPFQSCKGCCSRAENPCPIHVLKVAATPGEKMQAPSTPSSDQRSSEGTPGTTTRVSSIRQLSSNFAQFNNLNASARQRKPLTIKDAQALNEWRFTKLKEYRDRNIEVENEAFDRYMSNVNLLEEAFSFTSAPDEEVPGSAASEQNSEEKNMSELKLRLRSNSARTESFKKQITETVNAGLFKLKKPEFGGSSDDQDDMKRRRKRKKWEEKGSALNDIIDKLNKARTEDDLKSCLEMKSKLCGQVTSAAASEKNKVFPSLVRKVEMSEEALQRISENLQSFDKVESL from the exons atggcgACTTCTTCACCGTCTCTGAGTAACAATGGCCTCTCCGCCGTCGTCACTCCTCCCAAGACTCTCCGTGGTCTCAACAAGCCTAAGTGTATCCAATGCGGCAACGTTGCTCGCTCCAG GTGCCCGTTTCAATCTTGTAAGGGTTGTTGTTCAAGAGCAGAGAACCCCTGTCCGATTCACG TTCTTAAAGTAGCTGCAACGCCTGGTGAGAAGATGCAGGCGCCAAGTACACCATCATCAGACCAGAGATCATCTGAGGGCACTCCCGG GACTACAACTAGGGTTTCGTCAATCCGCCAACTCTCTAGCAACTTTGCTCAGTTTAATAACTTGAATGCTTCCGCCCGCCAGAGAAAACCTTTGACGATAAAG GATGCTCAAGCTTTAAATGAGTGGCGGTTTACAAAGCTTAAAGAGTATAGAGACAGAAACATCGAAGTAGAAAATGAAGCTTTTGATCGGTACATGAGTAATGTGAATTTACTCGAAGAAGCATTTTCATTTACATCTGCTCCTGATGAAGAGGTTCCCGGATCAGCAGCTTCTGAGCAAAACAGCGAGGAAAAAAATATGTCAGAGCTTAAACTGAGACTGAGATCGAACTCTGCAAGGACAGAGAGCTTTAAGAAGCAGATCACAGAGACTGTCAATGCCGGTTTGTTTAAGCTTAAGAAACCGGAATTTGGTGGTTCTTCAGATGATCAAGATGATATGAAAAGGcggaggaaaagaaagaaatgggaAGAGAAAGGTTCAGCTTTGAATGACATAATAGATAAACTGAACAAAGCAAGAACCGAAGATGATCTCAAATCTTGCTTAGAGATGAAATCAAAACTCTGTGGTCAAGTTACTTCTGCTGCAGCATCCGAGAAGAATAAGGTTTTCCCCAGTTTAGTCCGAAAAGTTGAGATGAGTGAAGAAGCACTTCAAAGAATCAGCGAGAATCTCCAATCTTTTGACAAGGTTGAATCTTTGTGA
- the LOC104741875 gene encoding putative cytochrome c oxidase subunit 6b-like isoform X2: protein MSSAQMDPHDKMRSRDLSKVARGQQAPRPAHAPGTVSPPPQNEATFRAKRGEDGGQEKDSEADERSPVTNETRHCFNRYMQYHKCIEKNGRDANDCNNLRDYVRSMCPEELVSKSWWKNGRNRENLGHCHPQYEDWIIYN from the exons ATGTCGTCGGCGCAAATGGATCCACACGACAAGATGAGATCTCGCGACTTGAGTAAAGTCGCGAGAGGCCAGCAAGCACCAAGACCAGCTCACGCTCCCGGCACGGTATCGCCGCCACCGCAAAACGAGGCAACTTTTCGTGCTAAGAGAGGAGAGGACGGTGGACAAGAGAAAGATTCGGAGGCGGATGAGCGGTCTCCGGTGACTAATGAAACACGACATTGTTTCAATCGATACATGCAATACCATaa GTGTATTGAGAAAAATGGAAGAGATGCTAATGATTGCAACAACTTAAGAGATTATGTGCGTTCAATGTGTCCCGAAGAATTGGTGAGCAAATCTT ggTGGAAAAAtgggagaaacagagaaaatctGGGACATTGCCATCCTCAGTATGAAGACtggattatatataattag
- the LOC104741875 gene encoding putative cytochrome c oxidase subunit 6b-like isoform X1, producing the protein MSSAQMDPHDKMRSRDLSKVARGQQAPRPAHAPGTVSPPPQNEATFRAKRGEDGGQEKDSEADERSPVTNETRHCFNRYMQYHKCIEKNGRDANDCNNLRDYVRSMCPEELVEKWEKQRKSGTLPSSV; encoded by the exons ATGTCGTCGGCGCAAATGGATCCACACGACAAGATGAGATCTCGCGACTTGAGTAAAGTCGCGAGAGGCCAGCAAGCACCAAGACCAGCTCACGCTCCCGGCACGGTATCGCCGCCACCGCAAAACGAGGCAACTTTTCGTGCTAAGAGAGGAGAGGACGGTGGACAAGAGAAAGATTCGGAGGCGGATGAGCGGTCTCCGGTGACTAATGAAACACGACATTGTTTCAATCGATACATGCAATACCATaa GTGTATTGAGAAAAATGGAAGAGATGCTAATGATTGCAACAACTTAAGAGATTATGTGCGTTCAATGTGTCCCGAAGAATTG gTGGAAAAAtgggagaaacagagaaaatctGGGACATTGCCATCCTCAGTATGA
- the LOC109124497 gene encoding uncharacterized protein LOC109124497, translated as MGAEEENNKTWPPWLKPLLREKFFVQCKLHADSHKSECNMYCLDCTNGPLCSLCLSSHKDHHAIQIRRSSYHDVIRVSEIQKFLDITGVQTYVINSAKVVFLNERPQPRPGKGVINTCEVCYRSLVDSFRFCSLGCKISGISKRKRKDWSNNLSDSDDSYSTTSIGRLKKNDDIMNNSFTPSTPPLSAVSRRIAKRRKGIPHRAPFGGLIIEY; from the exons ATG ggagctgaagaagaaaacaataagaCATGGCCTCCGTGGCTAAAACCACTGCTTCGTGAGAAGTTCTTTGTACAATGCAAACTACACGCAGACTCACACAAGAGTGAATGTAACATGTACTGTTTAGACTGTACCAATGGTCCTCTCtgttctctctgtctctcttccCACAAGGACCATCACGCCATtcag ATAAGGAGATCATCGTATCACGATGTGATAAGAGTGTCGGAGATTCAGAAGTTTCTGGACATAACAGGAGTTCAGACATATGTGATTAACAGTGCTAAGGTTGTGTTCTTGAACGAGAGACCTCAGCCTCGACCAGGCAAAGGTGTGATCAATACCTGCGAAGTCTGTTATCGAAGCCTCGTTGATTCCTTCAGATTCTGCTCTCTTGGTTGCAAg aTCTCTGGAATatcaaagaggaaaagaaaggaTTGGTCGAACAACCTTTCGGACTCTGATGATTCGTATAGCACTACGAGTATCGGGAGGCTCAAGAAGAATGACGACATTATGAATAATAGTTTCACGCCATCAACACCGCCTTTATCAGCCGTGAGTCGCAGAATCGCAAAACGAAGGAAGGGAATCCCGCACCGTGCTCCTTTCGGAGGACTAATCATAGAATACTAA
- the LOC104743735 gene encoding uncharacterized protein LOC104743735 — protein MAQILDKIFTVTHIKSHIPLVLDMQKMNYDAWCELFETHCYSFGVYGHLDGTSTPANDADITWKERDGIIKMWIYGTISSSLLDTILKTRISARDIWISIENLFRDNKEAREIQLDNNLRSLTIGDMSVHDNCQKLKTLSDLLANVDSPVTDRVVVMHMLN, from the coding sequence ATGGCTCAAATACTCGATAAAATTTTTACGGTGACTCACATCAAGTCTCACATACCTCTTGTCCTGGACATGCAGAAGATGAACTATGATGCGTGGTGTGAATTATTTGAAACACATTGTTACAGTTTTGGAGTCTATGGCCATCTCGATGGCACCTCCACTCCGGCTAACGATGCGGACATCACATGGAAAGAACGTGACGGTATCATCAAGATGTGGATCTATGGAACTATCTCCTCCTCTCTCCTCGACACAATCCTCAAGACTCGCATCAGTGCTCGTGACATATGGATCTCTATCGAGAATCTGTTCCGTGATAACAAGGAGGCACGGGAAATCCAGCTCGACAACAACCTTCGCTCCCTCACCATCGGTGACATGTCGGTCCACGACAATTGCCAGAAGCTGAAAACATTATCTGATCTGCTCGCCAACGTCGACTCCCCTGTCACTGATCGTGTCGTAGTGATGCATATGCTGAATTGA